One uncultured Methanobrevibacter sp. genomic window, CATTACATTTTTGATTATTTGTATCACATTTATTTGTTTATATAAGCCAATTTAGGTAAACTAGGTGAGATTATGGAAGAATTATATATTATGATTTATATTTTGGTTTTCATTATAGGATCCATAGTTGGTCTTTTATTAAGCTATAAAAAGCATATGGAACCTTATATAATATCTGAAATAGATGTATTGACCTTGGTTTTATCTATTATTGGATGGTTTTTATTATTTAACCATGGATTAAATCCACATATTAGCTCTGAAATATTGCTTACTATTGCATTCTTCTTTATAGGGCTTGCATTAGGAAGAAGGCCAGGTTATGGTCGTAAGGAAACTGCAATAGGCATTCTTATTGCAGCAGTAGTCTGGATTTCAACATCTGGAGTATTATTTTAATTAGAAATATTAAAATTAAGTAGTTAAATTTAAAATCAAATCATTTATATGGTGATTTATATGAATAGTGAAGAAAAATATGAAATGATGAAATTAAGAGTTCTTCATAGCTTTAAATGGGAAAAAGACATTACTATTCCATTATCTGAAGAATTTGGAATTTCTAAAGATGAATTTGAAGATATTCTTATGAATCGCTTTGATATGAGTGATTTGGAAAATATGCATGCTACCTTTGAAATAGCAAATAGAGAAAAGATAAAAAGGCAAATGCATCTTGATTTAAGACTTTATTGGTTAAGTGATGTTGCTAAACTAATATCTGAGGAAGATGCAGATAGAATCTGCCATCAATTAACCAAGGATGTTGTAAAGCATGGCAAGAAGTATGAAGATGCCATAGAAGAAGGTAGGGCTCAAATAGTTGAATTATTGCGAGAATAATTGTCGATTGAATTATTATCGAAAGAATTATTATCAAAAGAATGATGTTTATAAAATTATTATAAAGAACGAGATTTAAGGTAATTGAAATGCTTAAAAAACTTAAAGATATTGTGAGAAAAAGTTCAATTCACGTTTGTATTGTAAACTGTGGAGGATGTAATGGCTGTGATGTAGAGCTAGTTGCACTTCTTTCCCCAAGATACGATCTTGAACAGTATGGAATTTATGTTCACAATAATCCTCGTGAAGCTGATGTTCTTTTAGTGACTGGTGCAGTTACAGAACAATGGAGAGACAATTTAAGAAGGATTTATGCAAAAACTCCTGAACCTAAGATTGTAGTTGCTGTTGGAAACTGTCCGCAGTCTGGAGATGTCTTTGCACAAGAGGGAGGAAGGGTTCTTGCTCCTGTTTCAGACTTCATCCCAGTGGATGCAGCTATTCCAGGTTGTCCTCCAAGGCCAAGTGAAATCTTAGAGGCAGTTTTAACTGTCGCTCCAGGTGCTCTTGCAGCTAAAGGAAGAGCTCAAGACGCTAGGAAAGATTAAATATATTATATTTAAATTGAATTTAGAGTTAAATTATATTTATTGTTGATTAATGAATTAGATAAGTAAATAAAAAATTTATTGTTGATTAATGAATTAGATAAGTAAATAGGAGTCAGATATTATGATATTACCAATTGGACCAATTCATCCAGGTTTAAAGGAACCTTTAAGACTTAAACTCAAAACTGAAGGTGAAAAGGTTATTAAAGCTGAGATTGATTATGGTTATGTTCATAGAGGTATTGAAAAGATTATGGAAGGAAAAACCTGGCAAAAAT contains:
- a CDS encoding NADH-quinone oxidoreductase subunit B family protein, which produces MLKKLKDIVRKSSIHVCIVNCGGCNGCDVELVALLSPRYDLEQYGIYVHNNPREADVLLVTGAVTEQWRDNLRRIYAKTPEPKIVVAVGNCPQSGDVFAQEGGRVLAPVSDFIPVDAAIPGCPPRPSEILEAVLTVAPGALAAKGRAQDARKD
- a CDS encoding DUF1959 domain-containing protein: MNSEEKYEMMKLRVLHSFKWEKDITIPLSEEFGISKDEFEDILMNRFDMSDLENMHATFEIANREKIKRQMHLDLRLYWLSDVAKLISEEDADRICHQLTKDVVKHGKKYEDAIEEGRAQIVELLRE
- a CDS encoding DUF2104 domain-containing protein; this encodes MEELYIMIYILVFIIGSIVGLLLSYKKHMEPYIISEIDVLTLVLSIIGWFLLFNHGLNPHISSEILLTIAFFFIGLALGRRPGYGRKETAIGILIAAVVWISTSGVLF